In a genomic window of Syntrophorhabdaceae bacterium:
- a CDS encoding DUF116 domain-containing protein, which yields MKETAHKTGSRDRKLGDEWADWDGRSRAHDQEIEERSATFLILAAVAVCMLVGLLIISWYMVRPRIEQFYVLLPKAIEWALAIGGALLFVLVCIEILVLRRMEKSLFPYKLVERLFLMVLPKALWVGARMGINRDRVGNSFIKVHNYITATPAHRLNPQRLLVLLPRCLGRQTRGEIMSRAEEYEVQIVTAGGGEEARKAIGEFRPTLILAVACERDLLSGIKDVTERVPVLAIPNKRPEGPCKNTCLQIEKFDYLLHFVKAPRKKTDQILSS from the coding sequence TTGAAAGAAACCGCTCATAAAACCGGCTCCAGAGACAGAAAGCTGGGCGACGAATGGGCCGACTGGGACGGCCGCTCCAGGGCTCATGACCAGGAGATAGAGGAGCGGTCGGCAACGTTCCTTATTCTTGCCGCCGTTGCGGTCTGCATGCTCGTGGGGTTGCTGATAATCTCCTGGTATATGGTGAGACCGAGAATCGAACAGTTCTACGTGCTCCTCCCCAAGGCGATTGAATGGGCCCTTGCCATAGGCGGGGCGCTCCTGTTCGTACTCGTCTGCATAGAAATCCTGGTATTAAGAAGGATGGAGAAGTCCCTCTTCCCTTATAAACTGGTGGAGCGGCTTTTTCTCATGGTCCTGCCGAAGGCGCTCTGGGTCGGGGCACGGATGGGAATTAACAGGGACCGGGTGGGCAATTCGTTTATTAAAGTCCACAACTACATTACCGCGACTCCTGCCCATAGGCTCAATCCCCAAAGGCTGCTCGTCCTTCTTCCCCGATGTCTTGGAAGGCAGACCCGTGGCGAGATCATGAGCAGGGCGGAAGAATACGAGGTTCAGATAGTGACCGCGGGCGGAGGGGAAGAGGCAAGGAAGGCGATCGGAGAGTTCAGACCTACCCTTATATTGGCCGTGGCCTGTGAAAGAGACCTGCTCTCCGGCATAAAAGATGTAACGGAGAGAGTGCCTGTTCTTGCAATACCCAACAAGAGACCCGAAGGGCCGTGCAAGAATACATGCCTCCAGATTGAAAAGTTCGACTACCTGCTCCATTTCGTGAAGGCGCCGAGAAAGAAGACAGACCAAATCCTCTCCTCCTGA
- a CDS encoding nitroreductase family protein: protein MSRITIDPERCVRDGLCVRVCEKVFSRETIDSVPLVAHEDSCNGCGHCALICPTGAIWQEESPPELIHPVEPRLMPTYEQVREMIVTRRSVRNFQDRRVEREVLEKVIDGACYAPSAKNSRSTEYIVVTDKALLAEIAAITAQWLGDVSRKLRNPLWRRLYMLYGEKDVEEIKRWVNQFDLIAERARNHWDVILFKAPAVLFFHARRSIRFGETNAALAVQNAVYTASSLGLGSFFTGYVVAACSREKRLPLLLGLPKGHILYGGLALGYPELGFPTWIERTAQHITWRDGT, encoded by the coding sequence ATGTCCCGAATAACGATTGATCCCGAACGATGCGTGAGAGACGGACTCTGTGTCCGCGTCTGTGAAAAAGTCTTCTCCCGGGAAACGATTGATTCCGTGCCGTTGGTCGCTCACGAGGATTCATGCAACGGGTGCGGTCACTGCGCCCTTATCTGCCCCACGGGTGCAATATGGCAGGAGGAAAGTCCTCCGGAGCTGATCCACCCCGTAGAGCCTCGTCTCATGCCTACTTATGAGCAGGTGCGGGAGATGATCGTGACCCGGCGGTCAGTCCGGAATTTTCAGGACAGGCGCGTGGAGCGGGAAGTACTCGAAAAAGTGATCGATGGAGCCTGCTACGCGCCCAGCGCCAAGAACAGCAGGAGCACCGAATATATCGTGGTCACCGATAAAGCTCTCCTCGCCGAGATCGCCGCCATTACAGCCCAATGGCTTGGCGACGTCTCCCGCAAACTTAGAAATCCCCTCTGGAGAAGGCTCTACATGCTTTACGGGGAAAAGGACGTGGAGGAAATAAAACGCTGGGTCAATCAATTCGACCTTATTGCGGAGAGGGCCCGAAACCATTGGGACGTAATACTTTTCAAGGCGCCGGCCGTTCTTTTCTTCCATGCCCGCCGGTCGATACGGTTTGGGGAGACCAATGCAGCCCTGGCAGTACAGAATGCCGTCTACACCGCCTCTTCTCTCGGTCTCGGCAGCTTCTTCACCGGCTATGTGGTAGCTGCGTGCAGCAGGGAAAAGAGGCTTCCCCTTCTCCTCGGACTGCCCAAGGGTCACATACTATACGGAGGTCTTGCCCTGGGCTATCCTGAACTCGGGTTTCCTACATGGATCGAACGCACTGCTCAACATATCACATGGAGAGACGGGACCTGA
- a CDS encoding glutamine--tRNA ligase/YqeY domain fusion protein, translating into MIETDSAPQTDFIREIINDDLKTNKNGGRVATRFPPEPNGYLHIGHAKSICLNFGIAAQYGGTCNLRMDDTDPSGESLEFVDSIIKDVRWLGFDWEDRLFYASDYFEKLYQFAVRLIKEGKAYVCSLSADQIREYRGTLTEPGRESPYRNRSVEENIDLFTRMRAGEFEDGAHVVRARIDMASPNITMRDPVIYRIKRSPHYRTESEWVVYPMYDFAHCLSDSLENIIYSICTLEFENNRPLYDWIVDALIPEPQPRQIEFARLNLSYTILSKRRLIELVEKKDVSGWDDPRMPTIAGMRRRGYTPEAIRTFCAKIGVAKKDNLIDMSLLESCVRDDLNDRAPRAMAVLRPLKLVIDNYPDDRVEEFDCANHPQKPEFGSRKVPFSKVLYIEGDDFSEEPPKKYKRLSPGREVRLRYAYVIKYASVVKDETGRIMEVHCTYDPDTRDSAPPDGRKVEGVIHWVSAGQSVTALARLYDRLFQVPNAASEGDDFAAHLNPSSLETLIDCRVEASLGAASGGSRFQFERLGYFSADPVDSIPGKPVFNRIVTLRDSWAKVVTKAK; encoded by the coding sequence ATGATAGAGACAGACTCCGCGCCTCAAACCGACTTTATACGTGAGATTATAAATGACGACCTGAAGACGAACAAGAACGGAGGACGGGTCGCTACCCGCTTTCCCCCCGAGCCCAATGGTTACCTTCATATAGGCCATGCCAAATCGATATGCCTGAATTTCGGTATTGCCGCCCAATATGGCGGGACCTGTAATCTCCGTATGGATGATACCGATCCCAGCGGTGAATCCCTTGAATTTGTGGATTCCATCATAAAGGATGTCCGCTGGCTCGGTTTCGACTGGGAAGATCGCCTCTTTTACGCATCCGATTATTTCGAGAAGCTTTACCAGTTCGCCGTAAGGTTGATTAAAGAAGGCAAGGCATATGTCTGCAGCCTTTCCGCCGATCAGATAAGAGAGTACAGGGGCACCCTTACCGAGCCCGGCAGGGAAAGCCCTTATAGAAACAGGTCCGTCGAAGAGAACATCGACCTCTTCACCCGCATGAGGGCAGGAGAATTTGAGGACGGCGCCCACGTGGTCAGGGCCAGGATCGACATGGCATCACCCAATATCACCATGAGAGACCCCGTGATCTACCGGATCAAGCGCTCGCCCCACTATAGGACCGAAAGCGAATGGGTCGTCTATCCCATGTATGATTTTGCCCATTGCCTGTCAGATTCTCTCGAAAATATCATCTACTCCATTTGCACTCTGGAATTCGAGAATAACCGGCCCCTTTACGACTGGATTGTGGATGCCCTGATCCCGGAGCCTCAACCCCGCCAGATAGAATTCGCCAGGCTCAACCTCAGTTACACGATTTTGAGCAAAAGACGCCTTATAGAGTTGGTAGAGAAAAAGGATGTAAGCGGCTGGGATGATCCCCGCATGCCCACCATTGCCGGAATGCGGCGGCGCGGGTATACGCCAGAAGCGATCCGTACTTTCTGTGCCAAGATCGGTGTGGCGAAGAAGGACAACCTCATCGACATGTCCCTCCTGGAGAGCTGTGTCCGCGACGATCTCAACGACCGTGCCCCCCGAGCCATGGCGGTCCTTCGGCCCCTGAAACTCGTGATCGATAATTATCCGGATGACCGGGTCGAGGAGTTCGACTGCGCCAACCATCCTCAAAAACCGGAATTTGGCAGCCGAAAAGTGCCTTTCTCCAAGGTGCTCTATATCGAGGGGGATGATTTCAGCGAAGAGCCTCCAAAAAAATATAAACGCCTCAGTCCGGGTCGTGAAGTGCGCCTGAGATATGCCTATGTAATAAAATATGCTTCGGTCGTAAAGGATGAGACGGGCCGCATTATGGAGGTCCATTGCACATACGATCCCGATACGCGTGACAGTGCGCCCCCCGACGGCCGTAAGGTGGAAGGGGTGATCCATTGGGTCTCCGCCGGACAATCCGTCACTGCATTGGCGAGGCTGTACGACCGTCTTTTTCAGGTCCCCAATGCCGCGAGCGAGGGGGACGATTTCGCTGCTCATTTGAATCCTTCGTCTCTCGAAACCCTCATCGATTGCCGGGTGGAGGCGAGTCTTGGAGCCGCGTCGGGAGGGAGCAGGTTTCAGTTCGAGCGATTGGGCTATTTCTCTGCCGACCCGGTCGACTCAATCCCGGGAAAGCCCGTATTCAATCGGATTGTTACTCTCCGGGATTCCTGGGCCAAGGTCGTTACAAAAGCAAAATGA
- a CDS encoding CerR family C-terminal domain-containing protein, which yields MKALRKDAEQTRQSLLAAGREIFAEKGYRDTTIADICERASANLAAVNYHFGDKANLYSESWRYAFLKSIKTYPPDGGVPGDAPPEERLRGQVSALLRRISDRDNKEFFIALKEFANPTGLLEQIILDEVNRLNKRTESVLRELLGAEAPERDIQFFVISIVSQCVNMIVAESSKESDRPNRFGFPKIEDVEAYINHVVRLTLAGISSTRQMLAHGGSKVVRDE from the coding sequence ATGAAAGCATTGAGAAAGGACGCGGAGCAGACCCGCCAGAGCCTACTCGCCGCAGGGCGCGAGATTTTCGCGGAAAAAGGCTACCGGGATACGACTATTGCCGATATCTGCGAACGGGCCTCGGCGAACCTTGCCGCGGTCAATTATCATTTCGGAGATAAAGCAAATCTTTACAGTGAATCGTGGCGCTACGCCTTTCTTAAATCGATAAAGACTTATCCTCCCGATGGAGGGGTGCCCGGGGATGCGCCCCCCGAAGAGCGTTTGCGCGGTCAGGTGTCCGCTCTTCTTCGAAGGATCTCCGATCGGGACAACAAGGAGTTCTTTATTGCCCTGAAGGAATTTGCCAATCCCACCGGACTCCTTGAGCAGATTATACTCGACGAAGTGAACCGTCTCAACAAAAGAACCGAGAGCGTGCTGCGCGAATTGCTCGGCGCCGAGGCTCCGGAAAGGGATATTCAATTTTTTGTCATAAGCATAGTTTCTCAATGTGTGAACATGATCGTGGCTGAATCTTCAAAAGAAAGCGACCGGCCCAACCGTTTCGGTTTTCCCAAAATAGAAGATGTGGAAGCCTACATCAATCATGTGGTCAGGTTGACCCTGGCGGGCATCTCCTCCACCAGGCAAATGCTGGCCCACGGGGGATCGAAGGTGGTACGGGATGAATAA
- a CDS encoding efflux RND transporter periplasmic adaptor subunit, with protein sequence MNKEITLMRCCVQESGKRTINLALWSLIILIAMTGCQKGKASQAGPQNPPEVAVVAIKLEPVVITTELPGRTSSYLVAEVRPQVNGVIQKRLFVEGDDVKAGDVLYQIDPAPYQAVYDNIKATLAKAEANLPPIRLKEGRYKELVAAKAVSQQEYDEASAALKQVEAEVGVARAAVETARINLAYTRITAPISGRIGKSHVTVGALATAHQVSPLTTIQQLDPIFVDATQSSASLLQLKRHLENGRLKGAGHTRVKMLLEDGTPYPSEGTLKFSDVTVDQTTGSFILRIVFPNPKQTLLPGMFVRPVIQEGVMERAMLVPQQGVSRDPKGNAVALTVDAQNKVQARSITVDRAIGDKWLVSAGLAPGDRVIVEGTQKARPGSTVKAVLLDAVRKDGPGQATDRSTQKN encoded by the coding sequence ATGAATAAAGAAATTACTTTGATGAGGTGTTGCGTGCAAGAGAGCGGTAAACGAACGATTAACCTCGCCCTTTGGAGTCTGATTATTCTGATTGCCATGACGGGCTGTCAAAAGGGAAAAGCAAGCCAGGCCGGCCCTCAGAACCCTCCCGAGGTCGCGGTGGTGGCTATAAAGCTCGAACCGGTGGTCATTACCACGGAATTACCGGGCCGGACATCTTCATACCTGGTCGCGGAGGTACGCCCCCAGGTGAACGGTGTCATACAGAAGCGGCTCTTTGTCGAAGGGGACGACGTGAAGGCCGGGGATGTGCTCTATCAGATCGATCCCGCGCCGTATCAGGCTGTATATGACAATATAAAGGCGACCCTTGCGAAGGCGGAAGCCAACCTGCCCCCCATCCGATTAAAGGAAGGACGCTATAAAGAACTGGTTGCCGCCAAAGCGGTGAGCCAGCAGGAGTATGATGAAGCATCGGCAGCCCTCAAGCAGGTTGAGGCCGAGGTCGGGGTAGCCAGGGCGGCGGTGGAGACCGCGCGCATCAATCTCGCTTATACCCGCATCACCGCGCCCATTAGCGGCCGGATCGGCAAATCACACGTCACCGTGGGGGCCCTCGCCACAGCCCATCAGGTTTCGCCCCTCACCACCATTCAGCAGCTCGATCCTATTTTTGTCGACGCCACGCAGTCGAGCGCAAGCCTCCTCCAGCTTAAACGTCACCTGGAGAACGGACGGCTCAAAGGCGCGGGACATACCCGTGTAAAGATGCTCCTTGAAGACGGCACCCCCTACCCTTCGGAAGGGACCCTCAAGTTTTCCGATGTCACCGTGGATCAGACCACGGGCTCTTTTATTCTTCGTATCGTCTTTCCCAATCCGAAACAAACTCTGCTGCCGGGTATGTTTGTCCGCCCGGTGATTCAGGAAGGAGTTATGGAGCGCGCAATGCTCGTCCCCCAACAGGGCGTCTCACGGGACCCCAAGGGGAATGCTGTCGCCCTGACCGTCGATGCCCAAAATAAGGTCCAGGCGCGATCCATTACCGTCGATCGTGCCATCGGGGATAAATGGCTCGTCTCCGCCGGCCTTGCCCCCGGCGACCGCGTCATCGTGGAAGGCACACAAAAGGCGCGACCAGGCTCTACCGTAAAGGCCGTTCTCCTCGACGCCGTCCGGAAGGACGGTCCGGGGCAGGCGACAGACCGCTCCACGCAAAAGAATTAG